The Mycolicibacterium monacense genome contains the following window.
CTGCTCACGGCCGGTGGCGGCCATCCACGTCGCCCCGGGGGTGCCGGCGATCGCGGCGACGAACCGGTGGCTGACCGCGTGCATGGCCTCGGCCGCGACGGCGGTCAGGTCGGTCGTCCCCGAGCGGGGTTGGTGCAGGTCCACCTCCTGCAGCGCGACGATGTCGGCGTCGAGTTCGCGGATGGACTGCGCCAACCGGTCGACGTCGACCTCACCGTCGTGCACGCTTCGCCCGTGCAGAATGTTGAATGTCGCCACACGCATGGGGTACTAGGTACCCGCCTCGGCAAATCACAGACACCCCGAAAGTAGGCCGATGTCCGCCCGTAACGACGCGCTGCGTGATGCGCTGCGCCGCTCGGCCTCCGCGCTGCGCGCACACGGCCCCGAGTTCGCGCTGGCGGGCAGCTATGCGCTGTGGGTGTACGGCGGTCCGGAACCGGTGCACGACGTCGACTTCGTCGTCGCCGAGGAGGACACCGAAGCGGCGGCGCTGACGCTGGAGAAAGCCGGGTTCCGCATCGAGCGCACGCCGGAGGACTGGTTGTTCAAGGCGTGTGTGGGCGACGACTTCGTGATCGACGTGCTGCACGCGCTCAACGGCAATCCGGTGACGGCGCGAGATGTGGCCGCCGCCGATGAACTCGACGTACTGGCGATCCGGATGCGGGTGCTGCCGCCGACCCATGTGCTGACCGAGAAGCTCAACTCGCTCAACGAGCACAACTGCGACTTTTCGGCGCTGCTGCCCGCCGCGCGTGCGGTGCGGGAGAGCGTTGACTGGGACACGGTGCGGGCGAACACCGCCGAGAACCCTTACGCGAGTACGTTTCTGGTGCTCACCGACCGGCTCGGCATCACGTCCTGACGGCGCGGCGCAACCGGTCGGCGATGGTGCCGACGGCGGCGATCACCTCGGGCGGTTCGAGCACCTCGAATTCCGCACCGGCGACGGCGAAGTAGAGCGCCATGCGTTCGGGGTCGTCGGCGCCCGCGGTGACGATGCATGCGTCCGGCCCGTCGGCCTCGATCTGCGCCGAGGCGGGCGGGAAGTGCGCGGCGATCACGTCGACGGGCGCCCGGTAGCGCACGCGCGCGACGTAGCGGTAGGGCGAGGTGGCGATCGAGCGCCGCACGTAGTCGGCGGCGTCGGGCGCCTCGCGCGGCCCGAAGGTGGTGCCCGCGGCGGTGACGTCGGCCATCCGGTCCAGCCGCAGGCTGCGCCAGTCCTGTTTGTCGCGGTCGTAGCCGAGCAGATACCAGCGCCGCCCGGTGGTCACCAGCTGATAGGGCTCGAGCCGGCGCTGGGTGGCGTTGCCGGCGCGGTCGACGTATCCGGCGCTGACGTGTTCATGGTCGCGGCAGGCGCGGGCCAGGGTCATCAGCACCTCGGGGTCGACGACCTCGGTGGTGTTCGACGTGAGGGTGACGGTCGCGTCGTGGACGGCGGACACCTGCGAGCGCAGCCGGGCGGGCATCACCTGGTCGAGCTTGCTCAGTGCGCGCAGCGCCGACTCCCCCACCCCGGCCACCGAACCGCCGGCGGCCAGCCGCAGGCAGACGGCCATCGCGACGGCCTCGTCGGGATCGAGCAGCAGCGGCGGCAGGGCCGCGCCGGCGCCGAGTTGATAGCCGCCGCCATGGCCCCGGCTGGCCGCGACGGGGTAGCCGAGGTCGCGCAGCCGGTCGATGTCGCGGCGCACGCTGCGGGTGGTCACGCCGAGCCGCTCGGCCAGCTCCTCACCGGACCACACCCGTCGCGACTGCAGCAGCCCGAGCAGCTGCAGGACCCGGCTGGTCGTTTCGGACATGCGCCCAGCCTGCCAGAGTCATAGGACAGTATTGGTCCGCTGATTGTCAGAGGCCGACGACGCGGCTCCACACCGTCTGGCAGCTCAGCCTGGCGTCGTCGACGGCCGCCGCCGAGACCTTGGAGGCCTGGTAGAAGCTGCGTTCGATCATCCAGCACAGGGCTCGGGCCAGGGCCGGGGCGTCGCTCGGCGCGTCTCCGGACGGCACGCCGGCACGCTCGAGGACGGCGGTGATGGCGTCGATGGAGATCTCCGCGGCGCCGGACCACAGCCGGTCGATGTCGGGCACGGTCGCGCTGAGATCGACGGCCATCCGCATCACCGGGCCGTGCTCGAGCCAGAGGTCGGCGGTGCGTTGCAGCGCAGCCGCGATCACCTCGGGCACGGGCCCGGTGTCGGTGCGCGCCGATGCGGCGCGCTCGTTGAGGACCTGCGAGGTGCGCGCCACCAGGGCGGTGAGCACTTCCTGTTTCGATCCGAAGTAGAAGTACAGCGCCCCGCGGGTGATCCCGGCGGCCGCGGTGATGTCGCTGACGGTCATATCGGCGTGGCCGGCGGTGGACAGCAGTTCCTCGGCGCCGTCGAGGATCTGCTGCTCGCGCACGTCACCCCGGCGCACGGTGGGTGCGGATCGACGTGAGGGCCAGGGCTTGTCCACGGCCTCCCCTGAAAACGTTCACCGTCGCCGAAATCCGTACTGCGCGCGAGGCTACTCCACCGCCGATCCGCCGCGTTACCGTAGTCGGGTGACTACCGCACCTGGTGGCCCGACCGATGCGGGGGCGCGTATCCGACCGATCGTGCTGTCCCATGCGGCCGACCTGTTCGCCGAGCGGGGGCCGGCGGCGACCACCCTGCGCGACATCGCCGCACGCTCAAAGGTCAACGCGGGATTGATCTTTCGTCATATCGGAAATAAAGAAGCCGTGGTGGCGGCGGTGCTCGACCAGCTCGCCGACGACCTGATCGCCGCGCGGGATGCCGGCTCGTCGCGCGAGGAGGTCGAGGCGCGCGCCGAACGCAGCTGGAAGGTCATCGCCCGCGCGCTGCTGGACGGGTACGACGTCGGACGGCTTCAGCACGGCTTTCCCAATGTCGAGCAGCTGGTCGCGGTCGCCCGCGAACGCCAGGGCGACGAGTATGCGGCGCGGGTGGCCACCGCCGACGCGCTCGCGCTTCAGTTGGGGTGGCGGCTGTTCGGGCCGTTCCTGCGGGCGGCGACCGGGTTGGACGATCCGCACGCCGGTCCGGTGCCCGAGCCGCCGCCGGATGTGCTCGGCGATCATCTCGCCGACCCTCGTGGGCTCCAGCGGGAGTGAAAAATACTGCCGGGCAATCAGGTTGCCCGATGGCGCCGCGCCGCCGACACGGCCAGCCAGAGCGCTGACATGAGGAAGTAGAAGGCCCCGAAGGCGGCGTACGGGGCGATGTCGGCAACGCTGGGCGTCTCCGGCGCACCGGCCTTGACCAGGAACATCGCACCGGCGGCCGCGGACTGCGCACCGCTGACGACCATCAACCACTGGGCGCCAACGGTTTTCCAGCGTCGGACGGCGGTCGCCAGCTGCAGCAGACCCGACAGCGCGGCCCAGACGCCGAACACGCCCAGGACCGCGTTCAGACTCGCCACGAGTGCGACGGCCACGGCCACGGTGGTCAGGACGCTGACGGCGGCATTGAACGCCTGGGTCGGGTTGCGTCGCAGACCGCCGTTCTGCCGCGCGTCGGCCAGGTTGGCGAGCGCGTCCCACGCCGGGTAGATCAGCAGCAGGACACCGGCGACGGCCGCCGATCGCGGTCCGATGGTCACTGCCGCGGCGACCCACAGCAGCGAGACGGCTCCGCGCAGTGCGTAGTAGGACCTCAGCCAGGTGTCGGTGGCGGTGATGAGGGGCATGTCGCCTCCAGCTCGATTCGGGACCCGGCGTGTAGCCGGATGACTACAACGCACTGTAGTCATCTGACTACAGTCATGCCACCTGGAATATTCTTAGTTGACGCAGTGCTGACTGTAGTCGTCGCTACGTCAACTAACCCATTCGAACGGAGTAAACGATGCGGACCATCCTCATCACCGGAGTGAGCTCAGGCCTGGGGCGCGCCTTCGCCGCAGGCGCCCTCGACGCCGGTCACCGGGTCGTGGGCACGGTGCGTAAAGCCGAGGACGCCGAGGCGT
Protein-coding sequences here:
- a CDS encoding DUF308 domain-containing protein gives rise to the protein MPLITATDTWLRSYYALRGAVSLLWVAAAVTIGPRSAAVAGVLLLIYPAWDALANLADARQNGGLRRNPTQAFNAAVSVLTTVAVAVALVASLNAVLGVFGVWAALSGLLQLATAVRRWKTVGAQWLMVVSGAQSAAAGAMFLVKAGAPETPSVADIAPYAAFGAFYFLMSALWLAVSAARRHRAT
- a CDS encoding nucleotidyltransferase family protein gives rise to the protein MSARNDALRDALRRSASALRAHGPEFALAGSYALWVYGGPEPVHDVDFVVAEEDTEAAALTLEKAGFRIERTPEDWLFKACVGDDFVIDVLHALNGNPVTARDVAAADELDVLAIRMRVLPPTHVLTEKLNSLNEHNCDFSALLPAARAVRESVDWDTVRANTAENPYASTFLVLTDRLGITS
- a CDS encoding TetR/AcrR family transcriptional regulator encodes the protein MTTAPGGPTDAGARIRPIVLSHAADLFAERGPAATTLRDIAARSKVNAGLIFRHIGNKEAVVAAVLDQLADDLIAARDAGSSREEVEARAERSWKVIARALLDGYDVGRLQHGFPNVEQLVAVARERQGDEYAARVATADALALQLGWRLFGPFLRAATGLDDPHAGPVPEPPPDVLGDHLADPRGLQRE
- a CDS encoding TetR/AcrR family transcriptional regulator → MDKPWPSRRSAPTVRRGDVREQQILDGAEELLSTAGHADMTVSDITAAAGITRGALYFYFGSKQEVLTALVARTSQVLNERAASARTDTGPVPEVIAAALQRTADLWLEHGPVMRMAVDLSATVPDIDRLWSGAAEISIDAITAVLERAGVPSGDAPSDAPALARALCWMIERSFYQASKVSAAAVDDARLSCQTVWSRVVGL
- a CDS encoding helix-turn-helix transcriptional regulator — its product is MSETTSRVLQLLGLLQSRRVWSGEELAERLGVTTRSVRRDIDRLRDLGYPVAASRGHGGGYQLGAGAALPPLLLDPDEAVAMAVCLRLAAGGSVAGVGESALRALSKLDQVMPARLRSQVSAVHDATVTLTSNTTEVVDPEVLMTLARACRDHEHVSAGYVDRAGNATQRRLEPYQLVTTGRRWYLLGYDRDKQDWRSLRLDRMADVTAAGTTFGPREAPDAADYVRRSIATSPYRYVARVRYRAPVDVIAAHFPPASAQIEADGPDACIVTAGADDPERMALYFAVAGAEFEVLEPPEVIAAVGTIADRLRRAVRT